ACGGGGGAAGAATGTCGTGCATTTCTTCATTGACGTAAACGGCCCCGATGCCGGTCGGTCCGAAAATCTTGTGTCCCGAGAAAACAAAGAAGTCGCAACCCATCTGCTGCACGTTGACAGGAATGTGGGCCACCGATTGGGCACCGTCGATCAACACTCGGGCGCCGTAGCGCTTCGCCATATGGGTCATTTCCGCAACGGGCAAAATGGTGCCCAAACTATTCGATGCTTGCGTTAGCGCGACGACCTTGGTGCGTGGGCCGAGGATTTTTTCATAGTCCTCGAGCATAATCTCACCACGGTCGTTCACCGGAATGACCCGCAACGTGGCTCCCTTTTCTTTGGCCATCATTTGCCAAGGAACGATATTGGCATGGTGCTCCAGCATCGAGAGCACGACTTCGTCCCCAGGTTGCAGGAACTTACGACCGTACGTTTGCGTGATCAGATTGATCCCCTCGGTCGTCCCGCGCACGAAGACAATCTCCTTGACCGAAGAGGCCCCGATAAACGATTGGATCTTCTCGCGGGCTTTTTCGTAGGCGTCCGTAGCCCTGGCGGCCAGCGTGTGCGCACCACGATGAATATTGGAGTTGTCTTGTTCGTAAAACCGCGATAAGGCGTCGATCACGCATTGCGGCTTTTGGGTCGTGGCGGCATTATCCAGCCAGGCCAACGGTTGGCCGTGAATGCGTTGCCGTAGGATCGGAAAATCTTCGCGGATCGCAGGGATATCCAGCGGGCGACTGCTACCCACGGTGCGAGCCGCTGCCGAAGTGAATACCCGCTGATAGCGATCTTGCCCTAACACGTCCATTCCGGGGTCAACGCCCGCATGCTGTGCGCGACGGATCTTCTGCACGAACGCGCTGATGCCGGCCGACGAGTTGGGGGCCGGCGCCATCGTCTCGACGGGCGCCGGAATAGACGCCGATTCATAAAACGAGGGGATGCTGGGGGCCGCGCTGTGCTCTGACGGCTCTGCGCCAGGAACCCGCGGAATCGCCGAGAGGTGCGGCAACGAACTGATCGAAACGGGGATGCTTCCCAAATGGGACGGAAGCGACGCCGGCGACGACGGTATCTCGCCCGGCACGGCGCTCGGCGACGGAGCCGCATTGCCCTGAGGTGCCTCGTTATAGATGCGCGAAGCCAGCTGCGCGATCAAATCGGGAGTGATCTCTTCCACAATGATTGCTCCGACTAAGGGCCGCTCGTAGACGATTCACCTAACGGCGCTTTACTTGACTTTGCTTTGCCGATGATCGTAGTCGTGGTAGTAGCCGACTTCGACGTTT
The nucleotide sequence above comes from Pirellulales bacterium. Encoded proteins:
- a CDS encoding SufS family cysteine desulfurase — protein: MEEITPDLIAQLASRIYNEAPQGNAAPSPSAVPGEIPSSPASLPSHLGSIPVSISSLPHLSAIPRVPGAEPSEHSAAPSIPSFYESASIPAPVETMAPAPNSSAGISAFVQKIRRAQHAGVDPGMDVLGQDRYQRVFTSAAARTVGSSRPLDIPAIREDFPILRQRIHGQPLAWLDNAATTQKPQCVIDALSRFYEQDNSNIHRGAHTLAARATDAYEKAREKIQSFIGASSVKEIVFVRGTTEGINLITQTYGRKFLQPGDEVVLSMLEHHANIVPWQMMAKEKGATLRVIPVNDRGEIMLEDYEKILGPRTKVVALTQASNSLGTILPVAEMTHMAKRYGARVLIDGAQSVAHIPVNVQQMGCDFFVFSGHKIFGPTGIGAVYVNEEMHDILPPWQGGGNMIRNVTFEETTYADSPAKFEAGTPNIADAVGLGAALDYVNRLGLSNIAAYEHSLLEYATEGLSQVNGLRLIGTAREKVGVLSFVLPNRRTEDVGRLLDQEGIAVRAGHHCSQPSLRRFGVETTVRPSLSIYNTTGEIDRLVDALKRIQHISTR